The sequence below is a genomic window from Cucumis melo cultivar AY chromosome 5, USDA_Cmelo_AY_1.0, whole genome shotgun sequence.
AAAGTGTTTGACGATATGCTACATAAGTATGTCGAGTGCTCTGTTAATGACCTTGTGGTCAAATCTAAGAGACGATAAGACCATTTGAAGGATCTAAAAGTTGTGTTGGATCGCTTGCGAAAATATCAGCTGAGGATGAACGCCCTCTCAAATATGCATTCGATGTAACTTCAAGAAAGTTTCTTGACTTCATTGTAAGGCACTGAGGAATTGAGATATACCAGTCCAAGATTGATGCCACTTAGAAGATGTCAAGGCCAAAGAGTTTGCATGACCTAAGAAGTCTTCAGGGACGATTGGCTTACATTCGAAGGTGCATCTCCAACATGGCCGATCGGTACCAATcttttcaaaagttgatgagAAAAGTAGAAATTTTTGTGCAGGATGAGACTTGTCAGAATGCttttgatagcataaagaaaTACCTGCTTTATCCTCCAGTATTAGAAGCTTCAGTACCTGGCAAGCCATTAATATTGTACATTACTGCACAGGAAAGGTCTCTAGGCGCATTGTTTGCACAAGAGGAGGAGAAGGGAAAGAAACGTGCTCTCTACTATTTAAACAGAACCTTAGTTGGGGTCGAAGTTAACTATTCTCCCATTGAGAAAATGTGTCTTGCACTTTTCTTTGCTATTGATAAGTTGAGCCATTATATGCAGGTGTTTACAGTTCATCTAATAGCAAAGGCGGACCCTATAAAGTATGTTTTGTCTAGGCCAATTATCTCTGGTTGCTTAGCCAAATAGGCAGTTCTACTCCAGCAATACGACATTGTCTATATTCTCCAAAACGCGAGAAAATGACAAGTGTTGGTAGACTTTCTAGTAGGCCACCCAATTTCTTCATATTGGAAGTTATGTGAAGACTTGCCAAACGATGAAATTTTCTTCACGGAAGTTATTGAACTTTGGACTATGTATTTTGATGGCGCGACACGGAAAAGTGACGCGGGGGCAAACATCATCCTCATTTCTCCTGATAAACATATGTTGCCTTGTAGCTTTTCACTTGCTGAACTATGCTCAAACAATGTGGTTGAATATCAGACTTTGATAATTGGCCTTCAAATGGCATTAGAGATCGAagtatcattcaaaaaaatgtACGATGATTCAAAGTTGATAATCAATCAGCTCTCGCTTAAGTATGATGTGAAACATGAAGACTTGAAGTCATACTTCGCTTATGGTCAACAATTGATGGAAATGTTTGACAGTGTGATGTTGGACCATGTCCCTAgaacagaaaataagagaacAGACACATTGGAAAATTTGGCCACTACCTTGACGATGGTGGATGACGTAGTTCTGAATATACCACTTTGTCAATGATGGATTATGCCTCCAATTTTGTCTGATTGTCAATAAGCGAACATAACAACATCTCATTTGATGGACGAAGAAGTTTGGCGTTAACCTATTATAGAGTATCTTGAACATGGAATGCTTCCAAAGGATTCTCATCATAAAATTAAGGTACGAAGAAGGGCTGCACACTTCATTTATTACAAGGGAACCTTATATTGTCGTTCTCTTGAAGGGCTCTTCCTACAATGTCTTGGAAATGAAGAGTCAATAAAAGCTCTAAAGGAAGCGCATGCAGGTGTCTGTGGAGCACATCAATCGGGACTAAAGCTTCAATTTCAGTTGAGAAGAATATGTTATTATTGGCTTAAGATGATTCAAGATTCAATGGACTATGCAAAGGAGTGTGAAGCTTGTCAATACCATGCAAACTTCATACATCAACCTCTAGAGCCTCTACATCCAACTGTGGCTTCTTGGTCGTTCGAGGCTTGGAGACTTGATCTGGTTGGCCCTATTACACCAAAATCATCAGCAGGACATTCTTATATCCTTCCAGCAACAGATTATTTTTCAAAGTGGGCTGAGGTCATTCCCTTGAGAGAGGCCAAGAAAGAGAATGTGGCGAACTTCATTCGTATCCACATCATTTATCGATATGATATTCCTCACCAGATCGTGATAGATAATGGAAGGTAATTCTCTAATAACATGATAGACAAATTATGtgaaaaattcaagttcaagcAATACAAGTCATCTATGTACAATGCAGCTGCGAATGGCCTAGCAGAAGCATTCAATAAAACGTTATGTAATCTTCTGAAGAAATTGTCTCTAGGTCGAAGATGGATTGGCAAGAAAGAATCGATCAAGCATTGTGGTTTTATCGAACCACTCATCGCACTCCTACAGGGATTACACCATATTCGCTTGTTTACAATGTAAAGGTTGTCCTTTCCCTCGAAAGAGAAATCCCATCATTAAGAATGGCAGTGCAAGAGGGGTTGACTACTGAAGACAATGTCAAGTTACGTCTTCAAGAGTTAGGCTCACTTGATGAAAAGCGATTAGAAGCTCAGCAAGCATTGGAATGTTACCAAGTGAGAATGTTTAAAGCTTTTGATAAGTACGTTAAACCTCGCTCCTTTCAGATTGGTGATTTAGGACTTGTTGTAAGAAGACCGATCATCACAACGAGGCATAGATGaaataagttcacacctaaatgAGATGGACCTTACATTGTCAAAAAAGTTTACACAAATGGCGCATACAAGATTGTTGATCAAGGTGGATTAAAAATTGGCCCAATCAACGACAAGTTCCTCAAGAAATTTTATGCTTAACGTTATTGTCtagtaaaaaaaacaaatcaattgaattacgttatgacttgatccctatgttataaaaagggtaAGTAGGCAGCTTAAGgttcactttaagttcagtcacacgtaaaaaaaaaaaaaaaacaatcatgtttcattgtcatctcatatataaattgcaaaataaatataaatgtagccacactagaataaaaaaaatcttttgcattatcattcaacaaatttttttttatacatttaCAAGGATTGCAACAAAAGAAAATGGGGCAAATGAGGCATAAATCAAAGCTTCCATGCTCCTGGGAACCGTAGCCAGTGCCTCAATCACTTCTTCAGTAATAACAGGGTGCTTTCAAGGGTGTTAACTTCATCTTGGAGCTTGGCAACTTCTAGTTCTTGCTGGTTTATGGCCTCTTCTTTCTCACAAGATAAGATCGACAGTTGTTCAGACTCAACATTTATCCTCTAAAGTCTTCTTTTCAGTTCCTTCTTTTCTAAAGATAACTGCGTGGCTCTTTCTTGAATAACTTTGGCATCCCCTCGTACTTGTTCCATCAAAGTTAAAGCTTCCTTGATGGCAGATGTCCTCTCGTCTAATTGACGAGCTTTATCTGTTGACAACAACTGtgcaaaatatgaaaattacaCATCGTTGAAATTGTCCCTCTTAAGATAGCTATTTAAATACTCTTCAAGAGGAATCAAGCCATCTGCATGGATCTTTTCAATCTCCGAGAGAACCGTTACTATTTCTAGCCTAAGTCTTGGGATATATTCAAAAGAAGTTCACATGATCTTATATTGAATATCCTCCAACATATATAAGGCTGTTTTcttgaagaagtttgaaacaATATTTTCATCAACTCACTGAGAAGGTTTAGGGTTTCTCGTAGTCTGTCTATTAGAAGTGTCTAAAAACGATTCAGAAAACTTAAGGGGAGCAGGTGTCGAGCTGACCTTCTGTAAGGGTGCTTTAGGACAGGCATCTCCTTTGGATGAAGGACTCCCAATGTCTTTTCCTACCACTATCATCTTGCCTCGACGAATCTCCTCGAGAAGAGTAGATGGACGTAAGGACTGTTTGGCTGGTTTAGAGGCAGGAGTCTTCGAGGTACCAACTTTCTCAATGGTCGAATCAACTGCTCTATAAGGCCTTCAAGATGATGGTTCAAAGGTGACTGCAGAAGTAAACAATTAATAAGTCatttgtgaagaagatgaacaaaaaaaaatttaagaaaggaaaatgtgcaaaccagtggtggaacatcagggactcccaaagCACTTGAAACCCTTCCGTCGAGATCATCACTTGATACCTTCGCTTTCTTCAAAGGTCTCTTCCAATGACGATCACTTTTGATGCTTTCACTCTCATCTTTATGCTCCTTTATCTCCTCCTCGAGAGCAGCATCCATCGCCTCAACCAAGTAAATTTCTTTATCATTCAAGTTGCTCCCTCGGTTCTTAGACAGTTTGGGTTGTGAAAGGGGAGGAATGACACTACTCACTAAATGGTGTCTGTTATCCTCAAAATAGGTATCGTGCCTCGAGGCCCACCAGCCTATAAATTTTTGTGTCACATGCTTGCAAGGCTCTAACGAATGGACGGACAAGTATAACTCAGATAAAGTGTTACGCCTCGTACATATTCTCCAGTGATATAATatcactagtacaaatttgggttttaacgacactagtaatcaaaatattgtgtcgttaaaaataaaaaaagggtgGGGTGAAAGtaaatgtgtcgttaaaaatgaCAAATGCGAAATTTTTTATGACACGGTTTTTGCgtcattatttaatttttcttgatatAAATTTTGCGTTGTAAGAATAAACTCCAGCAATTTTTTTGATCTAATGGAAGGGTAATCTTCTAAAGGTTAGAGGTCGTAGATAtaatattttgtcatttatttattatttatttatttgcttttttattttatttatctactttattttgaaagtggatttgaatttgaatttaaccatttgtttttttaaaacaaaaaaatgaatatcacaTCTCCTTCGTActtattttccctcaactcaccGAATTTTCTCTCCTAAGATTTTTTTCCTCTGCCTCTTCAGACTCTTCCACCTCCTCCACTCTTAAAACATGGTACTGCTCTCTCTGTCctataaaaacatataaaaacaaaggagaaTTTCTTTTTGAGAGGGTATGTTAGattgagatcaattggaagggttggaaaaaaaagctaaggaaactattatgtcaaattagtcttttaacttttttcctCCATTTCCTTTCCCTTTTGAGACTGTGATAAATTATAACGGTGtatttttttccaaatataaacgatcgtgtagcaaaatctaaacgattgtgttacCAAATCTAAGAatcgtatagccaaatctaaacgatcgtatatcaaattttaaataaaattggtttagatttagggtagtcaaatgtaaacgattgtgtaaccaaatctaaacgaatctaaacgatcgtgtaacccaattatttaaacgatcgtgtaacaaatagTCAAAAGCACATTGTTGAcgaggtatttttggtattttacatgttGGGCCTTTGGGCTTTTTATATTTTcggaattattctatacagtgtaaatactttgccacttttttatatttttgaaaagacgcctattttatttccaatatattattttatattatttccaatttattttttatattattttatataattttcaatatattattttatattatttccaatacattattttatattattttctatattttattttcaatattttatttccagtatattattttatttggtgGGGTTGTAAAATtgtaaaatttgtaaatattgcTTCTACGATAATATTAATgttgaaaagaaaacaagaaaaattgATTTGGATCTTTCTTATATGTAACAAGTAATACAAACAACATTTGATTATGTACccatttttatgaaatattgtaatataataaattatttgtttttaatttttataaaaaaaaactgatTGGCACATTAATTTGGTAGGACACATTTCAATTTATTAtactaaattaaatttcaataCAGTTGCAACTGTAAAGCGAATTTCGGATGAGCTTTGTTTGCTTGATTAAATTTTTGGGATGAGCATTATTTCCTTCACTAAATTTTTGGGATGAACATTATTTCTTTAGTTAAATTATTTTTAGTAAACTTGGATTTGGGATGGCCATATTATAGGTTCTgaatatataaacaaatttagTAATAATTGATTTATGTAATGACAAATTTGGcaataattaatttatgtaattctttaatttaaaaaaaatgaaatttttaaattttaattattatatatattttaaaaaaccttAATTATATTACAAATACTATTAATATAAAAAGATGACCATAACCACACGTCAATCTATTTATTATCCAACACTCGTACCATCTGTCAAGTAAACATGATGGTCTCTTAGTGACCATATAAATTGcctataaaagaaaatttgatttgGATCTTTCTTATATGTTGTAAGAAGTAATACAAACAACATTTGATTTTATTGTAccatttttatgaaatattgcaaatatataaatttttgtttttaatttttataaaaaggaaaaaagaaaagattggcCCATTAATTTGGTAGAACACACTCCAATTTATTATACTATATTAAATTTCAACACAGTTGCAACTGTAAAGCGGATTTTGGATGAGCTTTATTTCCTTCATTACATTTTTGGGATTAacattatttcttttaattaaattattttagtaaacTTGGATTTGGGATGGCCATTCTGAATATATAAACAAACTTAATAATCATTGATTTATGTAATGACAAATTtggtaataattaatttttgtaacCACAAATTtggtaataattaatttttgtaaccacaaatttagtaataattaatttttgtaacCACATATTTAGTAATAAATGACTTTTGTGATTGCATTCCAAAAGTAATAATTAAAGAGTATGGTAGTTTAGAGAAGTGTGATAAAAGAAAGTGTgcatacaaaataaaataaaagatgaaTCTCTTACACCTAGAATGATTGTGCAAGACACCGAAGTTTTGCTAGCATATTGTTCAACACTCTGACACTTACAAAAAatgcaaaatgtatgaaaaagaTTTCATATATGTAATTAATAGATTTCTAATATTTTAAACCTAAAAACAACTTTCAGAAATTGTAATTTGTGTCTAAGATTCCAAAATTCAAAACTACTactaaaattgttttaaatattaaaaacagCTATTAAATCTCGAAATATATGAAAAAGTTTACGATTGGACATAACATCgtattgaaataataaaaaaaagttagagattcaaccaaaaaatataataatatggttattttagaattaaaataattaaataaagttgttaaattcctaaaacatatattagaaaGGTTGGTTGCTATACCTCTACACGTCAAAATTAATTACACAAATTAATTACATTTGAGACACTCTAATAAGAACGCAAGGATTGAAATAATTACAGTCATCAAATGTaggtattttggtattttacaaaATAACATGCACGTCACACGTGCATATTGCAAAAAATACTAAATGGTTTTaccattttttcaaaataacccCTAAAAACATTGTTATATCTCTTATtatcctttattttatttatttagattttagTCCGTAGccatttgaattttgtttttttttatataattaaaattaagggTGTTATGGCTTTAGGTTGAAAAGAGTTGAGTGAACTATAATAACTCTCTCAACACCCTAGTAAATTAAGGGTATAAATAAAGGTGATAAGGATTACTACTAATTTGATACTGAAAAACTATTTAAATTCTAGCggctaaaatatttaaatatttaaacaaaatttaaataaaaaatataaataaagcaacattttaaaattataaaatttgtaaatattgctctataataatattaacgttcaaaacaaaaaggaaaattcGATTTGAATCTTTCTTTATACATATTTTTACGAaatattgcaaatatataaatctattgtttctaatatttataaaaagaaaaaaagaagattgaTTCATCCATTTATTTGGTAAGACATATTTCTATTGTAAACTCAATTGTACACTCAATTCATGTAATATTCACATACATATGCACGTACATACGTACCTACTTACCTACCTACATACCTACATGCATAAAATAAATGTATGTACTGTcctataataatataattttgacAAGAAAAACGAAAAATATGCTTCGATTTAGATCTTTTTTGGTTCATAAGTAGTACAAACAACATTTGATTATGTACCCATTTTTatataaattgcaaatatataaacattttgtgttaatttttataaaaagataaaacttaCACTAACTAATAAATGGTAGAAATGATCAAACATATTGATGGATTCACTTGGTAAGGCATCTTTACCTTTCTCTCTCTTGGCTACTATAAATATGATCATCCTTACTCTTATCTTTCATCACTTTCAAACAATCTCACTCTTATCTTTCACCACTTTCAAACAATCTCATTCTCAAGTGTTTTCGTTATCATCCAAGCAATTTCCATCATCATTCAAGCAATGGAGTCTTTCAACATCCTGTTTCTATTGGTAATCAACAATACAcaataattttcttcttcttcgtttcatTATAACCTCAATCTCactgttgtttttttttttttttttgaactacAGATCACTATTATTGGTATTGGGCATAGTTTGGCCCTCACTACTATCTCTCCAAAATTATATTGGGAGTCTATGCTTCCTACCACTCCACTGCCAAAAGCAATTCTTGCTCTTCTTCAACCAGGtgcatttttttctaaaaaaaaatgttttaataaGTAATATTGATTTGATGGGTAACCATGCCTTGcagatttctttttctccccGAAGAGTCACAACGGAAGCCCATCTCTTTATATTGAGGAAAATGCTGGTCAAAAATATGCGTATGTCGATCATCCTCATTCACAAAACAGTAATGTTTCAAGCATCTTCTTCTTAGACAATATGTTATCTATTGGTTCAACATATAActtgtattttctaaatatttcatCAAAAAATTCCCCTTTCTTGGTGCGAGTGGCTGCAAACAAATATCCCTTTTCTTCGAACAAACTATTAGACATCCTTGCCAGATTCTCAATAAAACCCAATACCGACGAAGCAAAATTGATAGAAAACACAATTATGGATTGTGAAGTTCCTCCTATCAAGGGGGAAGAAAGGTATTGTGCAACGTCATTAGAGAGCATGGTGGATGTGGTGATCATGAAGATGGGGAAGGAAGTTAAGGTAATGTCAGCTACAGTGGAGGACGGAATGAACCCAACGTATTCACAAGTTTCAACGGTGGTGGAGAAGTCGAAGGTAAACACTTCTTTGCCATAAGGAAACATACCCATATGCCGTGTTTTATTGCCATTCAAATCGGGGAACGCGAGTCTATGAGGTTGGTTTTATTGATAAGGATGGAAAGAGGGCCAATGTTTTGGCAGTTTGCCATAACGACACCTCCGGTTGGGATCCAAAACATTTTGCTTTCAAATATCTGAAGGTGAAACCGGGTGGAGCTACAATATGCCATTTTCTTCCTCCATATGATTTGGCTTTCTTTGTATAAAGTCATCACAACTGTGATCAGTGGCCTAACCTATCTTGACTCCAAATAATTATTGTTTGACGTCTGTTTGTTTTCAAAGGTGTGTCCATCCTAGCTAATATGATCTATGGTTGTATTTGGTTTGTTTGTATTTTTGTCCTTCTGTCCCTTTTAAAGTTTGTAtcgtttttattattatatcaatgaGAAGTATTTCTTGTTTGAAAGTGTTTGATTGGAAGAACTAACCTCCTAATTTTGACCAAGAGAAGTAACTACAGGATTTGTACTCACTAATGCTTTTTCGCACATCTTTATAGCTTTATGAACATCTCTCAAGTGACCCCACTTAGGTTGCCTAGCCAATCCTGTGTCATAGAAGATAAAACAACTACCATATAAAAAGGCAGTAGCTTGTAATGAATTTGGGTGTGAATCTATATCcatataatttttgtttttcatttttatgatTGGAGTTCACAACTTGAGTATAAGTTCATAACAAACTTCATTCTTTATGCACAATTTCAATTTTGAAGATGTAATAGCCAAGTCTTGATGTGAAATCCAGAATTCTCAAGCAATTGAACAtaatcaaaattgaaatcataACTCAAAAAGGCAATAAGTAATGTATCATTGGCCACTGTCAAGAATGAAGAGATAATtaaagagaggaaaagaaaacaaatggcCACCAAAAGCTTCAAATTTGGTTTCACTTTTATTAGTTACGCATTCCACCTCTTTAAATTTTGATGGCATcctaattaaaagaaaataaaataaaataactataTTAATTAGAAATTGAACCGAGTGTTATATGTATTAGACAGATGTGAAATAAGTTTCATATTCAAAGACTCAATAAGAACTGACCATTGGTGTGTTTGTCTTTTTCAGATATATTCTATGTTTGTACATCATTGAAGTCTTCTACCAAGCATGTTTGTCTTATATTACTCAAATttaggaaagaaagaaagaggttGAGTGTGGTACAGCCGATCAGGCAACCCCACATACAAATGTGACATGTGGCTTTTAGAGTACATATTGTTATATTGTTAGATTTTATCTTGTTCCACCTCAATTGTTATATTGTTAGATTTTATCTTGTTCCACCACATTGTTAGCTAGCTCTTACAAGGGATTTTATTAACCGTATGCAGACTTTATTTGGTGTTCTCTTACTTGCATATTTTTCTAGTTTGGATGTTCTCTATAATGGAGGTACAGATGTGATTACTTATGAATTCGTGGATACTTGAGAAAATGAAGAACTTGTCCAAGGAGAACATCTATGTCCTGAGCGACAAGCAAACTTATATTCAAGTCAGTATCAATTTCACAACATCCTGTGATATTATTACCTTTAACGATAAAGATcgatattttatgttttttcttttctttttttttttccaccaAGACATGAAGACAACAGATAAAGATTGTAGtacatacaatatatatatatatatatatatatatatatatatatatatatatatatatatatatatatatatatatatatatatatatattaacaaactAATATGCACATATTTACAAAGACTAAAAACTAGAAAAATAATGCAGCTCGAATTGTACCtttgaaaacaataaatttataaagatataataacaaaaataaaagaaataaaaatggaattttgaATATGGAACAAATATGCATTGTATTGAAATAACCGATGTATACAAACACGGTGAgtttaataaatgaaaaaaatagattAAGGAGGTATTTGGGGCATTGAGTTGGTTGTTATAACTAATAAATATTGTAGCTTGTGAGTTATAATATAGTCCATGTTTCGAGTGTAGGCTATTTTATTGTGTGGGCAGAAAATAGTAAAACTATGTAAGAAAGAGATAAATAGAGGACTAGTAGGAAAGAATAAACATTGTAACCGAAATTTGAATTGGTAAAACTACATTTAATTGTAGGTTATAATAgttgaaaataccaaaaaaaatatatatataattggagCCCAAATATAGAGTGAGTGATATATATCGACCCACTTAAAATTGGTAACCCAAACACTTATCCTATGGCAGATCATGTGATTAGCAGTTTGCGTCCGCTTATCTCCCTAATCAAAAGTAATGAATTTAATGTTTGTTCCTTTAATTGTGGCTCCCATTAATTTACTAAAAATGACTTTCGCATGGATGAATCACATAATGAAGATAGGATACAAAAGACCGTTGACAAAGAATGATGTATGGAAATTGGATATATGGGACCAACTGAAACATCATTCAATCGATGTGTTTGTTTACCTCTCCCactcaacaacaacaacagcagCTTTTGTTTTCGTTCGAAGAAGCTTTTAGTTTCTTATATATTACTTATACTTTTTCTAGTCTTTTTTATggcatctttttcttcttctcttaatttaaaagaaacgTGCAATTATTTTAGGAATATGTTTGTTTTGTAATAATAACCTCGAGTTTAGGCTCACGAGTACTCAACAATAGAATGGTCATATTGGTCGTAGTTCATGACTTCAACCCACTTTATCTTTGAACACAACTTGACGCACTTGGGAAGTCTTCAATTTAACCCTCGGGTTCTTTTTTACCGGTCTTGTCCAACTACTAACAAATGTAGTTTTGATACtatgttaaattac
It includes:
- the LOC127149372 gene encoding uncharacterized protein LOC127149372 — translated: MDAALEEEIKEHKDESESIKSDRHWKRPLKKAKVSSDDLDGRVSSALGVPDVPPLSPLNHHLEGLIEQLIRPLRKLVPRRLLPLNQPNSPYVHLLFSRRFVEAR